In the genome of Syngnathoides biaculeatus isolate LvHL_M chromosome 14, ASM1980259v1, whole genome shotgun sequence, one region contains:
- the grk1a gene encoding rhodopsin kinase GRK1 isoform X1 yields MDIGGLTTVVANSAYINARGSIDGSNPAAARDKKYHSRLKLPHITVCEGLRDTLDLAFDGVCVEQPIGKRLFREFLDTNQEYQGACRLWRDIEDYDLAEDSDRAKKAGKIVQRYMDAGAKYFCPFLSEGIIAKVKEAQEAVGDDLFAEALSTTLDYLREAPYVFFLESMYLKRFLQWKWLEMQPMDADWFLDFRVLGKGGFGEVSACQMKATGKLYACKKLNKKRLKKRKGYEGAMVEKRILEKVHSRFIVSLAYAFQTKEELCLVMTIMNGGDLKYHIYLVDENNPGFDEPRACFYIAQIIQGLEHLHQKRIIYRDLKPENVLLDNDGNVRISDLGLAVELKEGKTLTKGYAGTPGYMAPEMLKGEKYDTSVDYFTLGVTLFEFLAAKNPFRNRGEKLEREEMKERMLTREVVYTDKFGENAKSLCDGLLAKEVNERMGFKNGCCDEIRSHPFFRDVNWRKLNAGILPPPFVPDPRVVYAKSLDDVGAFSSVKGVALEDPDRSFFDEFSSGNIAIPWQEEMIDMGVYGELNLWGPEGGVPNDLRRESILEQPKSSTCCVS; encoded by the exons ATGGATATCGGGGGGCTGACCACCGTGGTGGCGAATTCCGCTTATATCAACGCCCGCGGCAGCATCGATGGATCCAACCCGGCGGCTGCTCGAGACAAGAAGTACCATTCCCGGCTCAAGCTGCCTCACATTACCGTGTGCGAGGGACTGAGAGACACGCTGGATTTGGCCTTTGACGGCGTCTGCGTGGAGCAGCCCATCGGGAAACGCCTCTTTCGGGAGTTCCTGGACACCAACCAAGAGTACCAGGGTGCATGTCGACTCTGGCGGGACATAGAGGACTACGACCTGGCGGAGGATTCGGACCGAGCCAAGAAGGCCGGTAAGATCGTCCAGCGCTACATGGATGCCGGCGCCAAATATTTCTGCCCGTTCCTGTCCGAGGGCATCATAGCCAAGGTGAAGGAGGCCCAAGAAGCCGTAGGCGACGACCTGTTTGCAGAGGCTTTGTCCACAACTCTGGACTACTTACGAGAGGCGCCTTACGTGTTCTTCCTGGAGAGCATGTACTTGAAGAGGTTCCTCCAGTGGAAGTGGCTGGAGATGCAGCCCATGGACGCGGACTGGTTCCTGGACTTCCGCGTGCTGGGCAAAGGCGGCTTCGGCGAGGTGTCCGCGTGTCAGATGAAAGCCACGGGGAAGCTTTACGCCTGTAAGAAACTGAACAAGAAGCGACTGAAGAAACGGAAAGGCTATGAG GGGGCGATGGTGGAAAAGAGGATCCTGGAGAAGGTCCACAGTCGCTTCATCGTGTCGCTAGCGTACGCCTTCCAGACGAAGGAGGAGCTGTGTCTGGTCATGACCATCATGAACGGGGGAGATCTCAA GTACCACATCTATCTGGTGGATGAGAACAATCCGGGCTTTGACGAACCCAGAGCCTGTTTTTATATAGCTCAGATCATCCAAGGCCTGGAGCACCTGCACCAGAAGAGAATCATCTACAGGGACCTCAAACCTGAGAACGTGCTCCTCGATAACGACG GGAACGTTCGCATATCTGATCTGGGTCTCGCTGTGGAGTTAAAAGAAGGCAAAACTTTGACCAAAGGCTACGCCGGCACACCAG GCTACATGGCTCCAGAGATGCTGAAAGGGGAAAAGTACGACACGTCCGTCGACTACTTCACCCTGGGCGTGACACTGTTCGAGTTCCTCGCCGCCAAGAACCCCTTCAGGAACAGAGGAGAGAAG CTCGAGCGCGAGGAGATGAAAGAGCGGATGCTGACCCGGGAGGTGGTCTACACGGACAAGTTCGGTGAGAATGCCAAGTCCCTGTGCGACGGGCTGCTGGCGAAAGAAGTCAACGAGAGGATGGGCTTCAAGAACGGCTGCTGCGATGAGATCAGGTCGCACCCCTTTTTTCGAGACGTCAACTGGAGGAAGCTGAACGCGG GGATCCTACCGCCCCCATTTGTTCCCGACCCCAGAGTGGTGTACGCCAAGAGCCTGGACGACGTGGGGGCCTTCTCCTCGGTCAAGGGCGTCGCCCTGGAAGACCCGGACAGGAGCTTTTTCGACGAGTTCTCCTCGGGCAACATCGCCATCCCCTGGCAGGAGGAGATGATCGACATGGGCGTCTACGGCGAGCTCAACCTGTGGGGCCCCGAGGGGGGCGTCCCCAACGACCTGCGCCGGGAGTCCATCCTGGAGCAGCCCAAGTCGTCCACGTGCTGCGTGTCCTAG
- the grk1a gene encoding rhodopsin kinase GRK1 isoform X2 yields the protein MDIGGLTTVVANSAYINARGSIDGSNPAAARDKKYHSRLKLPHITVCEGLRDTLDLAFDGVCVEQPIGKRLFREFLDTNQEYQGACRLWRDIEDYDLAEDSDRAKKAGKIVQRYMDAGAKYFCPFLSEGIIAKVKEAQEAVGDDLFAEALSTTLDYLREAPYVFFLESMYLKRFLQWKWLEMQPMDADWFLDFRVLGKGGFGEVSACQMKATGKLYACKKLNKKRLKKRKGYEGAMVEKRILEKVHSRFIVSLAYAFQTKEELCLVMTIMNGGDLKYHIYLVDENNPGFDEPRACFYIAQIIQGLEHLHQKRIIYRDLKPENVLLDNDGNVRISDLGLAVELKEGKTLTKGYAGTPGYMAPEMLKGEKYDTSVDYFTLGVTLFEFLAAKNPFRNRGEKLEREEMKERMLTREVVYTDKFGENAKSLCDGLLAKEVNERMGFKNGCCDEIRSHPFFRDVNWRKLNAEWCTPRAWTTWGPSPRSRASPWKTRTGAFSTSSPRATSPSPGRRR from the exons ATGGATATCGGGGGGCTGACCACCGTGGTGGCGAATTCCGCTTATATCAACGCCCGCGGCAGCATCGATGGATCCAACCCGGCGGCTGCTCGAGACAAGAAGTACCATTCCCGGCTCAAGCTGCCTCACATTACCGTGTGCGAGGGACTGAGAGACACGCTGGATTTGGCCTTTGACGGCGTCTGCGTGGAGCAGCCCATCGGGAAACGCCTCTTTCGGGAGTTCCTGGACACCAACCAAGAGTACCAGGGTGCATGTCGACTCTGGCGGGACATAGAGGACTACGACCTGGCGGAGGATTCGGACCGAGCCAAGAAGGCCGGTAAGATCGTCCAGCGCTACATGGATGCCGGCGCCAAATATTTCTGCCCGTTCCTGTCCGAGGGCATCATAGCCAAGGTGAAGGAGGCCCAAGAAGCCGTAGGCGACGACCTGTTTGCAGAGGCTTTGTCCACAACTCTGGACTACTTACGAGAGGCGCCTTACGTGTTCTTCCTGGAGAGCATGTACTTGAAGAGGTTCCTCCAGTGGAAGTGGCTGGAGATGCAGCCCATGGACGCGGACTGGTTCCTGGACTTCCGCGTGCTGGGCAAAGGCGGCTTCGGCGAGGTGTCCGCGTGTCAGATGAAAGCCACGGGGAAGCTTTACGCCTGTAAGAAACTGAACAAGAAGCGACTGAAGAAACGGAAAGGCTATGAG GGGGCGATGGTGGAAAAGAGGATCCTGGAGAAGGTCCACAGTCGCTTCATCGTGTCGCTAGCGTACGCCTTCCAGACGAAGGAGGAGCTGTGTCTGGTCATGACCATCATGAACGGGGGAGATCTCAA GTACCACATCTATCTGGTGGATGAGAACAATCCGGGCTTTGACGAACCCAGAGCCTGTTTTTATATAGCTCAGATCATCCAAGGCCTGGAGCACCTGCACCAGAAGAGAATCATCTACAGGGACCTCAAACCTGAGAACGTGCTCCTCGATAACGACG GGAACGTTCGCATATCTGATCTGGGTCTCGCTGTGGAGTTAAAAGAAGGCAAAACTTTGACCAAAGGCTACGCCGGCACACCAG GCTACATGGCTCCAGAGATGCTGAAAGGGGAAAAGTACGACACGTCCGTCGACTACTTCACCCTGGGCGTGACACTGTTCGAGTTCCTCGCCGCCAAGAACCCCTTCAGGAACAGAGGAGAGAAG CTCGAGCGCGAGGAGATGAAAGAGCGGATGCTGACCCGGGAGGTGGTCTACACGGACAAGTTCGGTGAGAATGCCAAGTCCCTGTGCGACGGGCTGCTGGCGAAAGAAGTCAACGAGAGGATGGGCTTCAAGAACGGCTGCTGCGATGAGATCAGGTCGCACCCCTTTTTTCGAGACGTCAACTGGAGGAAGCTGAACGCGG AGTGGTGTACGCCAAGAGCCTGGACGACGTGGGGGCCTTCTCCTCGGTCAAGGGCGTCGCCCTGGAAGACCCGGACAGGAGCTTTTTCGACGAGTTCTCCTCGGGCAACATCGCCATCCCCTGGCAGGAGGAGATGA
- the jam2b gene encoding junctional adhesion molecule 2b: MPMMFSLLLLLCIHCPASMSVTVSSSKTKVEVHEHTDAVLSCDFRTEKDQNPRIEWKKKEKAVTFVYFNNKFIGSYAGRAEMEGATLTIHSVTQKDSGEYRCEVTASDDHVNFGEATVTLDVHVHPHIPSCEVPPSVFVGSDLELLCKDKQSAPPATYSWYKDNRALKVSSDAPYSVDTRRGTLKLTSVSKVDSGMYRCESSNSVGAPKSCVAQQLNVIEHPVDITILIAVASGFVIVTLLCLISVCVCRRRGCCEKEKKTQSPKSYSPPPPPPIHNIKTYKPTQSFMI; this comes from the exons ATGCCGATGATGTTCTCGCTTCTTCTTCTACTCTGCATACact GTCCTGCCAGTATGTCAGTGACCGTGAGCTCGTCCAAAACCAAAGTGGAGGTCCACGAACACACAG ATGCCGTCCTGTCCTGCGACTTCCGCACCGAGAAGGACCAGAACCCTCGAATCGAgtggaagaaaaaggaaaaagctgTGACCTTTGTCTACTTTAATAACAAATTCATCG GCTCGTACGCAGGCCGGGCCGAGATGGAGGGCGCCACTCTGACCATCCACTCTGTCACGCAGAAAGATTCTGGGGAGTATCGCTGCGAGGTGACCGCCAGCGACGACCACGTCAACTTCGGTGAGGCCACGGTGACCCTCGATGTACATG TGCACCCCCACATCCCCTCCTGCGAGGTGCCCCCCTCGGTCTTCGTGGGCTCCGACCTGGAGCTCCTCTGCAAAGACAAACAGAGCGCGCCCCCGGCGACGTACAGCTGGTACAAAGACAACAGGGCCCTGAAGGTCTCGTCCGACGCACCTTACAGCGTGGACACGCGCAGGGGGACGCTG AAGCTCACAAGCGTTTCCAAAGTGGACTCCGGCATGTATCGCTGCGAGTCCTCCAACAGCGTGGGGGCGCCCAAGAGCTGCGTGGCGCAACAACTAAATGTCATTGAGC atcCGGTGGATATCACCATTTTGATCGCCGTCGCTTCGGGTTTTGTGATCGTCACGCTCCTCTGCCTCATCTCCGTGTGCGTCTGCCGCCGTCGAGGATGCTGCGAGA AAGAGAAGAAAACCCAAAG CCCCAAGTCGTACAGCCCTCCTCCACCTCCGCCCATCCACAAC ATCAAAACCTACAAACCGACTCAGTCCTTCATGATCTGA